The genomic interval GCTCGTGGACCAGGGCGCGCGTCACCTCTCGCTGTGCGGCCGGATGGGGGAGACGCTGGAGGCGCATCGGGCCCTGGCGCCACTGAGGGCGCAAGGCGCGCGGGTGGAGGTCTTCCGCGTCGATGTGAGCAACACGGAAGCCGTCGCGGACATGCTGAGTGCCATCCGGAATGGAAGCGTTCCCCTGGGCGGGCTCTTTCATTGCGCGGGGGTGCTGGCCGACGGGGCGGTGCAGCAGCTGCATGCCGAGGACTTCCAGCGCGTCATGGCGCCCAAGGTGGCGGGGGCGTGGAACCTCCACTCGCTCACCGCGAAGGACCCGTTGGAGCACTTCGTCCTGTTCTCGTCGACGGCGGCGTTGTTCGGCGCGCCGGGACAGGGCAACTACGCCGCGGCGAACGCCTTCATGGACGCGCTGGCCTGGTTCCGTCGCGCGCGAGGCCTGCCCGCGATGAGCCTCCAATGGGGCAGCTGGGGCCAGGTCGGCATGGCCGCCGCTGATGCCCGGCGCGGTGCACGTCTCGCCCTGAATGGCATGGGGCCCATGGCTGTCGACGAGGCCCTGTCCGCCATGGGCGTCACGCTCGCCGACGGTCCCGTGGTTCGCGGCATCGCTCGCTTCGATGTGGAGCGCTGGAAGAACCACCATCCGTCGGTGGCCCGGTCGTCCCTGTTTCGTGCGCGGGACGCAAGCTCCGGCGAGGACGCGGCGGACTCCGCGCCGCGCAAGCTCCGGGAGGTCTTGCTCTCGCTGGAGTCGTCCGCGCGTCCCCCCGTGCTGGAGGCCCGGCTCAGGGAGATGGTGAGCGAGGTCACCCGGTTGGAGTTCGAGCGCCTCGCCGCCACGGACTCGTTCGATGCGCTGGGCTTCGACTCCATCATGGTGATGGAGCTGCGCGACCAGCTCCAGAGTGAGCTGGGGGTCGGGCTGTCGCTCAAGAGCTTCGTGGATGGACGCTCCATCGGGCAGGTGTCGGCGGAGTTGTTGGAGAAGCTCGCCGCTTCCAGCGTGATGGACCCGGGGGCCTCGTCGCGGGCTGACTCGAAACGAGTCCTGCTATGAGGCTGGACGAGCTCCTGCAAGCACTGGCCGGACACGGCATCACGCTGAGCGTGGAGGGCGCGCACCTGGCCGTCGACGCGCCAGACGGGGAGATTCCCGAGGCGCTGCGTGAGCAGCTCGTGAAGAACAAGGCGGCGCTGCTGGCGCTCCTGGCCGAGCAGCACGAGGCCCGCGTCGAGGTGGTGCCGCGGCCCGAGGAGCGGCACCTGCCGTTCCCGATGACGGAGCTCCAGCAGGCCTACAGCGTGGGCCGGCAGGCCGAGCTGGAGATGAACGCGTCGATGCACGCGTACAACGAGCTCGACTGCCCTGGGCTCGACCTGACGCGCTTCGAGGAGGCGTGGAATCAGGTCGTGGCCCGCCACGAGATGTTGCGCGCCGTGGAGGCCCCGGGCTTCCAGCAGCGGATACTGCCCTCGGTTCCTCGCTACTCGCTGCCCGTCGAGGACCTGCGCGGACGAGGCCCCGAGGAGACGGAGGCGCGGCTCGCGGCCATTCGCGAGCGGCTGTCGCAGCAGGTCCTGCCGCTCGACCAGTGGCCGCTGTTCGAGCTGCGCGCGTGCCAGCTCGAAGGTGGCCGCGTGCGCCTCTTCATGAGCGTCGATGGAACCTTCATCGACGGGTACAGCTTCCAGATTCTGTACCGGGAGCTGGTGCACTTCTACCGGCACCCAGAGACTCCGCCTTCACCTTCGACCCTCACGCTGTCGTATCGGGACTATTCGTTGGCGGTGCACCAGCAGCGCGGTGCGCGACATGCCCGCTCGCTCGAGTACTGGCGCTCGCGCCTTGCGCAGCTGCCCCCCGCGCCGGACCTCCCGTTGGAGAGGGACCCTCGCTCGCTCCGGCGTCCGCACTTCCGCCGCTGGTTCGCGCGGGTGGACGCGGAGGTGTGGCAGCGACTCAAGCAGAAGGCCCGCGCTCGCCGGCTGACAGAGCCCGAGCTGCTCCTGGCCGTGTACGCGGAGGTCATCGCCCGCTGGAGCCGGAGCCCGCGCTTCACGCTCAACGTCCCGCACTTCAACCGGCTGCCTGTCCATCCCCAGGTCAATGACATCATCGGCACCTTCGCCAGCTTCACGTTGGTGGAGGTCGACCACCGGTCGGAGCGCCCATTCATCGAGCGGGCCCTCGCGATTCGGGACCAGCTCCTCCTCGCGCTGGAGCACCGCGAGGTGAGCGGCGTCGAGCTCTTGCGCGAGCTGTTCCGGGCCCAGGGCCGAATCTCCGGCGCCATCATGCCCGTGGTGATGACGAGCTTCGCGTCCCACTCCAAGAGCCGGGACTCGCACTGGGTGGACTTCCTGGCGGAGTCATTCGGTGAGCTCGTCGAGGCACTCACGCAGACGCCGCAGGTGTGGATCGACCTGCAGATTGTCTATCAGCGAGGGGGCGTCTTCCTGAACTGGGACGTGGCGGAGGAGCTGTTTCCGCCCGGGATGATGGAGGACATGTTCCATGCCTTCCACGGCGTGCTCCTCCGGTTGGCGAAGGACGACGCACTGTGGGAGCGCTCGGACCTGGAGCTCCTGCCCGCGCGGCAGCGGGAGCTGTTGGCGCGCGTCAATGACACGAGCCGTCCGCTGAGCCGCGAGCTGCTCCACTCCGGCTTCTACCGGAACGCCGCGGCGCGTCCGGACGCCGTGGCGCTGGTCTCGACGGGGGTCTCGCTGAGCTACGGCGAGCTGGCCCGGCGCGCGAACCGCCTGGGGCATGTGCTGCGCGAGAAGGGCGCCGCGCCTCGTCGCGTGGTCGCGGTGGTGATGGAGAAGGGCTGGGAGCAGGTCGCCGCGGTGCTGGGCGTCTTGAGCTCCGGCGCGGCCTATCTGCCCATCGACGCGGGCCTGCCGCTGGAGCGCCGCGCGTTCATGATGCGCAACGCGGGCGCCGAGCTGGTGGTGACCCAGCCGAAGTTCGCCCAGGACGCCTGGGAGCGCCCGCTCCAGGTGCTGGTGCTCACTCCGGAGTCCTTCAGCGAGTACCCCGACACGCCGCCGCCGGTGAAGCAGCGGCCCGAGGACCTCGCGCACATCCTCTACACGTCCGGCTCCACGGGCCAGCCCAACGGCACCATGCTCACGCATGCCGGGATGGTCAACGCCATCGAGTGGACCAACGGGCGGTTCGGCATCGGGCCGGATGACCGGCTCATCGCCCTGAGCGCGCTCCACCACGACTTCTCCGTCTACGACATCTTCGGGACGCTGGGGGCGGGAGCGACGGTGGTGATGCCGGAGGCCTCGCGGCGCCGGGACCCTTCGCACTGGGTCGAGTTGATGGCCCGTCACGGCGTCACGCTCTGGAGCACCGTGCCGGCGATGATGGAGATGCTGATGACGTACCTCGAAGGAGGGGACGTCCGGCTCTCATGTCCGCTGCGGCTGGTGATGCTGGGCGGTGACTGGATTCCCGTCACGCTGCCTGGGCGCCTGCGGGAGCGCTTCGCCGGTGTGAAGGTGGTGAGCGTCGGCGGACCGACCGAGACGTCGCTGTGGAACATCACCCATCCCGTCGAAGAGGCGGACGGGCGCCGTCGCAGCATCCCCTACGGGAAGCCCATCGCGAACACCCGGTACTACGTGCTGGATGAGCAGTTGGAGGAGCGGCCGTTCTGGGTGCCGGGCGAGATGTGCTGCGCGGGAATTGGCGTGGCCCGGGGCTACATCGGCGCGGGCGAGGGCTCGACGAAGTTCACCTTCCATCCGCGCACGGGTGAGCGCATCTATCGCACGGGGGACCTGGGGCGCTATCTGCCGGATGGGACGCTCGAGTTCCTCGGCCGCGTCGACTTCCAGCTCTCCATCCGTGGCCAACGCATCGAGCCCGGGGAGATTGAAGCGGCCCTGTTGCAGGAGCCGAGCATCCGCGCCTCCGTGGTCGGCGCTGTCGGCGAGCATCACGAGAAGCGGCTCGTCGCGTACGTCGTCCTCGCGGAAGGCGTGCGGGAGCTGAACACTCAGCGGGTCCGTGAGTTCCTCTCGCGCAAGCTGCCCGAGCACATGGTGCCGGCGACGTACGTCGTCCTGGATGCGCTGCCGCTGACCCGCAACGCCAAGGTGGACCGGCGCGCGCTGCCCCATCCTGATTCAGTGGCTCAGGCGAAGAAGGACGCAGCGCCGGAGGCCGCCATGTCTCCGGGGCTCCAGGTTGGAACGCGCGCGCTCCAGGAGACGCTGTCGAAGGCTGTCGGGGCGGTGCTCGGCGTTCCGGAGGTCCATCCGGAGCGCAACTTCTTCGAGCTCGGCGCGAACTCGGTGCACCTCATCCAGCTCCACTTGCGCATCAAGCAGGAGCTGTCTCTCTCCCTGCCCATCGTCGAGCTGTTTGGAAACCCGACCGTCCGTTCCCTCGCGGCACGGCTGGGCTCGTCTCCGGCGGCCACCGCTGCCGCGGCGAAGCCCAAGCCCCAGGCCGACGCGGCGCTCAAGCCGGGTGATGGAGACATCGCCGTCGTCGGGATGAGCGGACGCTTTCCGGGCGCCGCCACGCTCGATGCGTTCTGGGACAACCTGGTGGGCGGTGTGGAGTCCGTCGCCCGCTATACCGATGACGAGCTGCTGGCCGCGGGCGTGAGCCCGTCCGCGTTCAGGAATGCCCGCTACGTCCGCGCCTCGGCGGCGATGGAGGGCATCGACGCGTTCGACGCCGACTTCTTCGCGCTCACGCCTCGCGAGGCGCGTGCACTGGACCCTCAGCAGCGCGTGTTCCTGGAGTGTGCGTGGGAGGCGCTGGAGAACGCGGGCTATCCGCCCGACGCGTGTGACGCGCTCGTCGGCGTCTATGCCGGCAAGAGCGTCAGTCACTACCGCTACCCCTATCCGGACCTGACGCGGCCCATCCACTTCTTCCAGGACCTCATGTCCCAGGACAAGGACTTCCTGGCGACGCAGACGTCCTACAAGCTCGACCTGCGCGGGCCGAGCGTGAATGTCCAGACGGCGTGCTCGACCTCGCTGGTCTCCGTGTCGATGGCCTGCGACGCGCTGCTCAACGGAAGCTGCGACATGGCACTGGCGGGTGGAGTGGCCATCAAGGTCCCGCACCGCGTGGGCTATCTCTTCGAGGAGGGCAGCATCTTCTCGGGAGATGGCCACTGCCGCCCCTTTGATTCACGGGCCAATGGGACGCTCCCTGGGAGCGGAGCCGGCGTCGTGGTCCTCAAGCGATTGAGCCAGGCGCGCGCCGACGGAGACCGTGTCCTCGCGGTCATCAAGGGCTGGGCCATCAACAACGACGGGCACCGGAAGGTCGGCTTCATGGCGCCCGGAGTCGAAGGACAGTGCGATGTCGTCCGACGGGCTCACCAGCGCGCGGGTATCGACCCTCGGACCATCTCCTACGTCGAGGCGCACGGGACGGGGACCGCGATAGGCGACCCCATCGAAGTCGCCGCGCTGACCCAGGCCTTCGGAGGCCCGGGGACTTCGCGCTCCTGCGGGCTGGGGTCGGTGAAGAGCAACATCGGCCATCTGGACAGCGCGGCGGGCATCGCCGGGCTCATCAAGGTCGTGCTGTCACTTCAGCACCGGACCCTGGCGCCCTCG from Myxococcus stipitatus carries:
- a CDS encoding non-ribosomal peptide synthetase/type I polyketide synthase, which encodes MRLDELLQALAGHGITLSVEGAHLAVDAPDGEIPEALREQLVKNKAALLALLAEQHEARVEVVPRPEERHLPFPMTELQQAYSVGRQAELEMNASMHAYNELDCPGLDLTRFEEAWNQVVARHEMLRAVEAPGFQQRILPSVPRYSLPVEDLRGRGPEETEARLAAIRERLSQQVLPLDQWPLFELRACQLEGGRVRLFMSVDGTFIDGYSFQILYRELVHFYRHPETPPSPSTLTLSYRDYSLAVHQQRGARHARSLEYWRSRLAQLPPAPDLPLERDPRSLRRPHFRRWFARVDAEVWQRLKQKARARRLTEPELLLAVYAEVIARWSRSPRFTLNVPHFNRLPVHPQVNDIIGTFASFTLVEVDHRSERPFIERALAIRDQLLLALEHREVSGVELLRELFRAQGRISGAIMPVVMTSFASHSKSRDSHWVDFLAESFGELVEALTQTPQVWIDLQIVYQRGGVFLNWDVAEELFPPGMMEDMFHAFHGVLLRLAKDDALWERSDLELLPARQRELLARVNDTSRPLSRELLHSGFYRNAAARPDAVALVSTGVSLSYGELARRANRLGHVLREKGAAPRRVVAVVMEKGWEQVAAVLGVLSSGAAYLPIDAGLPLERRAFMMRNAGAELVVTQPKFAQDAWERPLQVLVLTPESFSEYPDTPPPVKQRPEDLAHILYTSGSTGQPNGTMLTHAGMVNAIEWTNGRFGIGPDDRLIALSALHHDFSVYDIFGTLGAGATVVMPEASRRRDPSHWVELMARHGVTLWSTVPAMMEMLMTYLEGGDVRLSCPLRLVMLGGDWIPVTLPGRLRERFAGVKVVSVGGPTETSLWNITHPVEEADGRRRSIPYGKPIANTRYYVLDEQLEERPFWVPGEMCCAGIGVARGYIGAGEGSTKFTFHPRTGERIYRTGDLGRYLPDGTLEFLGRVDFQLSIRGQRIEPGEIEAALLQEPSIRASVVGAVGEHHEKRLVAYVVLAEGVRELNTQRVREFLSRKLPEHMVPATYVVLDALPLTRNAKVDRRALPHPDSVAQAKKDAAPEAAMSPGLQVGTRALQETLSKAVGAVLGVPEVHPERNFFELGANSVHLIQLHLRIKQELSLSLPIVELFGNPTVRSLAARLGSSPAATAAAAKPKPQADAALKPGDGDIAVVGMSGRFPGAATLDAFWDNLVGGVESVARYTDDELLAAGVSPSAFRNARYVRASAAMEGIDAFDADFFALTPREARALDPQQRVFLECAWEALENAGYPPDACDALVGVYAGKSVSHYRYPYPDLTRPIHFFQDLMSQDKDFLATQTSYKLDLRGPSVNVQTACSTSLVSVSMACDALLNGSCDMALAGGVAIKVPHRVGYLFEEGSIFSGDGHCRPFDSRANGTLPGSGAGVVVLKRLSQARADGDRVLAVIKGWAINNDGHRKVGFMAPGVEGQCDVVRRAHQRAGIDPRTISYVEAHGTGTAIGDPIEVAALTQAFGGPGTSRSCGLGSVKSNIGHLDSAAGIAGLIKVVLSLQHRTLAPSLHFEQPNPRIDFEHSPFYVVDKLMPWQVEGGPRRAGVSSFGIGGTNAHVVLEEAPAPREVEPAEARGERTHHVLALSARSDAALRQLASQYLELLQDTDTPLADVCFSANTGRACFDHRLALVASERDAMASLLGAAARLEERPGMAHGVLTPKQSPKVAFLFSGQGSQYVGAARALYRTHPGFRRRIDAFDVLLREAWGQTLHSVLYPEPGQSSPIDQFDYAQPLLFALEYSLAELWVSWGVQPDVLLGHSTGELAAACLAGVFSVEDGLKLAIHRGRLVHQLPEGENLAVTAGETEVREVLSAGGWRCSIAALNGTDNVVVSGLPGEMGKVAEAFMARGHKVRRLNIPRAAHSFLVEAVLPEFRAVAETLTYSRPVLPVVSGMTGEPVTEAIATPEYWCRQLREPVRFANGVERLYRDGARVFVEIGPKATLLGMAARTLPEGECAWLPSLRPDEGGWQQMLESLSALFVRGVRVDWAAFDAGFGRRKVALPTYPFQRQRYWEEGAGLQQPQGTRTPQEEHPLLGARVPLAVLGADALLFETTLGPSTQEFLGQHRVFGTPTLPATAYVEMALAGGSRLLGTKALRLANLSLLTAMTFPQDARRRVQCSVRRDDAGMAEVRIFSRAIGNADGEWVLHASGTLQLVREGDHAPMAQGYEEVLARLREAPLVRDPYRRAQESGVDFGAEFRGITELRQQGEQVLARVEKPASLSLGGGEVYFAHPALLDACLQVVGGAYPDPSASELYVPTGIESLMLFGGLDERMWSHAVVRPQDSTRKCLRADVSIFGGEGRLCARVVGLELQRTSREALSPESSASLDGWLYARRWEPLALNGAVRTGEGDPCLILADQAGLGRKLAQALERDGRTCLLAFRGQSLRALDEKTFELPGDPEALADALRTLPLPASLSDVILLWGLDGADSEALDGEGLDADALRGCGSGLGLLRYLMGRGYSEAVWLVTRGAQAVDSGRPLPGIAQSLLWGMARPLAIESSELDVRCVDLDARGEPSAQVEALAREIRGRSGTADNQVAFRGGRFVARLRRVESREVMTTSSRETGAGSIRADRSYLVVGGLGRLGLLTAELLAHRGARSLVLTGRGAVNAEAAGRLERLRSQGVHVDYRQVDVADEDALAALLLDLAHGPAPLGGVFHSAGVLDDGVLHQQRWARFERVLRPKVRGAWNLHRLTQGFDLDHFVLFSSVASLVGSAGQSNHCAATAFEDALAHHRRALGLPGLSINWGVWAGEAGARVEVGEQSHTPGWGLLPVSRGLRALEALLSSPVAQVGVAEIDWAVFGGGRAAPYDAELREAARGRPEGRARILETLSASPVPHRRKLLMNYLREQVAWIRGAASGASVDPAQGFNEMGIDSLAALQLKNRLQSAFGLSLPATLVFNYPTTEKLAEQLAAAFIPLEFAPPTVVGPQEKDPGAPALENLSETHLAHMLEEQLSKMN